In Ischnura elegans chromosome 6, ioIscEleg1.1, whole genome shotgun sequence, one genomic interval encodes:
- the LOC124160302 gene encoding larval cuticle protein A3A-like → MGVKGVGGSSRTAVLLLVAVFTTSGVLARPGYVPTVVDYYSHPKYNFNYGVNDPVTGDVKSQSEHRDGDVVKGQYSLVEPDGSVRTVDYTADPINGFNAVVRKSNPGFHDQTVPAYVKAVVPTASKAFVPAAAPVAVAVPEHKYNVYPISLEPYYPTAADLGIGAKHYVGGNYEGYEPIYVDSFSYH, encoded by the exons ATGGGAGTCAAAGGTGTTGGTGGTTCCAGTAGGACGGCGGTTCTGCTGCTGGTGGCTGTCTTCACGACGAGTGGTGTACTGGCAAGGCCTGGATACGTACCAACGGTCGTCGATTATTAC TCACACCCAAAATATAACTTCAACTACGGAGTGAACGACCCGGTCACGGGGGACGTGAAGAGCCAATCAGAGCACAGGGACGGCGACGTGGTCAAGGGCCAGTACAGCCTCGTGGAGCCTGACGGCAGTGTGAGGACTGTGGACTACACGGCCGACCCCATCAACGGATTCAACGCGGTCGTCCGAAAGAGCAACCCCGGATTCCACGATCAGACGGTTCCAGCTTACGTCAAGGCCGTCGTTCCCACGGCCTCCAAGGCCTTTGTGCCTGCAGCAGCGCCTGTTGCCGTGGCGGTGCCAGAGCACAAGTACAACGTGTATCCCATATCCTTAGAGCCCTATTATCCCACCGCGGCCGATCTGGGGATCGGAGCCAAGCACTACGTGGGTGGAAATTACGAGGGGTATGAACCCATATATGTCGATTCCTTCAGTTACCACTGA